GATATTAGTTCGGATTTGATGAAAACGAAAGTCGTCGACTGACACACAATGCATGGTCAAATCGCTACATTAAAATGTAAGCAAAAATGTTTATATTAGATACATGGAAAAGCAGTTTGAAAAGTATAAAGGCATTCATCCGGGGATCATTCTTGAGCGGGAGCTCAAAAAGCGATCAATCAAGCAGCGTCCTTTTGCCATATCTATTGCAGAACATCCCCAGAGCTTTAATGCTATTATCAAAGGAAGACGCAGCCTGAGCACAGCACTGGCACTTAGAATTGAAAAGCGGTTAGATCTTGACGAGGGCACATTTGTAATTCTCCAAGCGTACTATGACATCAAGAAGGAGAAGGAGAAACAAGCAAACCAGAC
This Dyadobacter sp. UC 10 DNA region includes the following protein-coding sequences:
- a CDS encoding helix-turn-helix transcriptional regulator, whose amino-acid sequence is MEKQFEKYKGIHPGIILERELKKRSIKQRPFAISIAEHPQSFNAIIKGRRSLSTALALRIEKRLDLDEGTFVILQAYYDIKKEKEKQANQTPNLTILRKSLFWDTDISRIDWEKQSKAVIERVFERGDQDEKEEIIRFYGKAKIHSVMFAVKNTF